A stretch of Myxococcus hansupus DNA encodes these proteins:
- a CDS encoding right-handed parallel beta-helix repeat-containing protein: protein MRHRSPWFTALCSAALLSFVACNGKVEFNQENGSPPGSSETPSVPGTPPGEPNSPGTPEPPPVIVEIPGDPPPHPDPEPEPSPEPQPPPDPTPEPQPEPEPPPRYSRILWVAPNGSDGASATETAPLRTVSRALELVRPGEAVYLKTGTYSERLKLEEKGGSSSALLTLRAAPDAKPVLKPSGSGSAMVDVRGAYWSIEGLTIDAAGSASFAVLFRGVGSHHGVLRGSTLKNGTAGAGVNVCERASDILIEQNAISNFNRNGDDSHGVIVQTTARNVVVRGNDIHHNSGDGVQCIGPEGGATISGTPFDNLLVEDNELHENRENGVDVKTCTRVTLRGNIIWGHKTSSTSRGEGVVVHLSAKDVTLEDNVFYNNGRAISIGGVRQGAPPTNIVIRRNLVRDGLGGGEEGSGIRVDTTSNVKVHHNTVWNMPGPCLTFGHGDTGASASLDVRNNVFSGCGVAVRGGAGRSGAVVDANLYFRSAGAAVFRLNGVDMGFSQWRSQSGFDGRSQEKAPGFLNIDTGDFRLGSGSPALNAGLSLGLSWCGPGPDQGAFESDCT from the coding sequence ATGCGCCATCGTTCGCCGTGGTTCACGGCCCTATGCTCCGCTGCCTTGCTGTCCTTCGTGGCCTGCAACGGCAAGGTCGAGTTCAACCAGGAGAATGGCTCACCTCCCGGCTCCAGCGAGACGCCCTCCGTCCCGGGTACCCCGCCCGGGGAGCCGAACTCGCCCGGAACGCCCGAGCCTCCGCCCGTCATCGTCGAAATCCCCGGGGATCCGCCTCCTCATCCGGACCCCGAGCCAGAGCCGTCCCCCGAGCCGCAGCCCCCGCCCGACCCGACGCCCGAGCCCCAACCGGAACCCGAGCCGCCGCCCCGCTATTCGCGCATCCTCTGGGTGGCGCCCAACGGCAGTGACGGCGCGTCCGCCACGGAGACGGCGCCGCTGCGCACGGTGTCGCGCGCGCTGGAGCTGGTGCGTCCGGGCGAGGCCGTCTACCTGAAGACCGGCACCTATTCGGAGCGCCTCAAGCTCGAGGAGAAGGGCGGCTCGTCCTCCGCCCTGCTCACGCTCCGGGCCGCGCCGGACGCCAAGCCGGTGCTCAAGCCGTCCGGCAGCGGCTCCGCCATGGTGGATGTGCGCGGCGCGTATTGGAGCATCGAGGGGCTCACCATCGACGCGGCGGGCAGCGCCTCCTTCGCGGTGCTCTTCCGCGGCGTGGGCTCGCACCACGGCGTGCTGCGCGGCTCCACGTTGAAGAACGGCACCGCCGGCGCGGGCGTCAACGTGTGCGAGCGGGCCAGCGACATCCTCATCGAGCAGAACGCCATCTCGAACTTCAACCGCAACGGGGATGACAGCCACGGCGTCATCGTCCAGACGACGGCGCGCAACGTGGTGGTGCGGGGCAACGACATCCACCACAACTCCGGCGACGGCGTGCAGTGCATCGGTCCGGAAGGCGGCGCCACCATCTCCGGCACGCCCTTCGACAACCTCCTGGTGGAGGACAACGAGCTGCACGAGAACCGCGAGAATGGCGTCGACGTGAAGACGTGCACCCGCGTCACGCTGCGCGGCAACATCATCTGGGGACACAAGACGTCGTCCACCTCGCGCGGCGAGGGCGTGGTGGTGCATCTGTCCGCCAAGGACGTCACGCTGGAGGACAACGTCTTCTACAACAACGGCCGCGCCATCAGCATTGGCGGGGTGCGGCAGGGCGCGCCGCCCACCAACATCGTCATCCGCCGCAACCTCGTGCGGGACGGGCTGGGCGGCGGCGAGGAGGGCAGCGGCATCCGCGTGGACACGACGTCCAACGTGAAGGTCCACCACAACACCGTCTGGAACATGCCCGGGCCCTGCCTGACGTTCGGCCATGGCGACACCGGCGCCAGCGCCAGCCTGGATGTGCGCAACAACGTCTTCTCCGGCTGCGGCGTGGCGGTGCGTGGCGGCGCCGGGCGCTCGGGGGCGGTGGTGGACGCGAACCTCTACTTCCGGAGCGCGGGCGCGGCGGTGTTCCGCCTCAATGGCGTGGACATGGGCTTCTCGCAGTGGCGCTCACAGAGCGGGTTCGACGGCCGCTCCCAGGAGAAGGCCCCCGGCTTCCTCAACATCGACACCGGGGATTTCCGCCTGGGGTCGGGCTCACCCGCACTCAACGCGGGGCTGTCGCTGGGGCTGAGCTGGTGCGGGCCCGGGCCGGACCAGGGCGCTTTCGAGTCAGACTGCACCTGA
- a CDS encoding GAF domain-containing sensor histidine kinase, which yields MPSSLEFVSGITLVPPDSPARELLSAAAARAGLRVVSGVEEASLALVDLTAPGGLAAGQALLAARSSAPPSLVVLAGQGEDSFATAQSLKPADVLTAPVPLHELAWRLQCAAERHVEREEQARSQEDLALLLELTADYAESSDVAALLHGVTRRLAEKLDIARATLVMLGRSADEGLIVATSDDPTLKNLRIDLSRYPEIREVMRTGNPVVMQEAATHPLLGDVERRAVAARGIHAIAALPLPIRGQVRGVLLLRATGRRRTFSPREIDFLTTVAHATAVALRSASVLEFVRGQTEAEKTARLAAEEQAASFKPYQLFFAHVSEGVAILDDKACVLSLNPSGAAMLDVQALEARGRHLHQVTQPVDENVLMELVTTASRGEARSGTDVEVCTGSGRRLTLSMSAAPLRDEEAATILSFRDVTDARRLEDELLQTKDFLERLIDSSVDAIIAADLKGRIILFNKGAEALCGYTAQEALGGLAVHQLYPPGVAKRVMAMIRAPEHGGKGRLSLIREELVHRSGERVPVNMTASIVYEGGREVFSVGIFTDMRARMQLERKLSDVETRLEESEKSAVIVALAGTAAHELNQPLTSVMGYAELLKRKLKEDDFAWKPVDIIYREAERMAEIVRKIGKITRYETKSYMGEQQILDLDKATSHED from the coding sequence GTGCCGTCCTCGTTGGAATTCGTATCGGGCATCACCTTGGTGCCACCGGACTCTCCCGCGCGCGAGCTGCTGAGCGCGGCCGCCGCGCGTGCGGGCCTTCGGGTCGTGTCCGGCGTCGAAGAGGCCTCGCTGGCGCTGGTGGACCTCACCGCGCCAGGCGGGCTCGCCGCGGGTCAGGCCCTGCTCGCCGCCCGGTCCTCCGCGCCGCCCTCGCTGGTGGTGCTGGCGGGGCAGGGCGAGGACTCCTTCGCCACCGCGCAGTCCCTCAAGCCCGCGGACGTGCTCACGGCCCCGGTGCCGCTGCACGAGCTGGCCTGGCGGCTCCAGTGCGCCGCCGAGCGCCACGTGGAGCGCGAGGAGCAGGCGCGCAGCCAGGAGGACCTGGCGCTCCTGCTGGAGCTGACGGCGGACTACGCCGAGTCGTCGGACGTGGCGGCGCTGCTGCACGGCGTCACCCGGCGGCTGGCGGAGAAGCTGGACATCGCGCGCGCCACGCTGGTGATGCTCGGGCGCAGCGCGGACGAAGGCCTCATCGTCGCCACCAGCGATGACCCGACGTTGAAGAACCTGCGCATCGACCTGTCCCGCTACCCGGAGATTCGCGAGGTGATGCGAACGGGCAATCCGGTGGTGATGCAGGAGGCCGCCACGCACCCGCTCCTGGGCGACGTGGAGCGCCGCGCGGTGGCGGCCCGGGGCATCCACGCCATCGCCGCGTTGCCGCTGCCCATCCGCGGGCAGGTGCGCGGCGTGCTGCTGCTGCGCGCCACCGGGCGGCGGCGCACCTTCTCGCCCCGGGAAATCGACTTCCTCACCACCGTGGCGCACGCCACCGCCGTGGCGCTGCGCAGCGCCTCCGTGCTGGAGTTTGTGCGCGGCCAGACGGAGGCGGAGAAGACGGCCCGGCTGGCGGCGGAGGAGCAGGCGGCGTCCTTCAAGCCGTACCAGCTCTTCTTCGCGCACGTCAGCGAGGGCGTGGCCATCCTCGACGACAAGGCCTGCGTGCTGTCGCTCAACCCGTCCGGCGCGGCGATGTTGGACGTGCAGGCGCTGGAGGCGCGGGGCCGCCACCTGCACCAGGTCACCCAGCCGGTGGATGAGAACGTGCTGATGGAGCTGGTGACCACCGCGTCGCGGGGCGAGGCCCGCTCGGGCACGGACGTGGAGGTGTGCACGGGCTCGGGCCGGCGGCTGACGCTGTCCATGTCCGCGGCGCCGCTGCGCGACGAGGAGGCGGCCACCATCCTCTCCTTCCGCGACGTCACGGACGCGCGGAGGCTGGAGGACGAGCTGCTCCAGACGAAGGACTTCCTGGAGCGGCTCATCGACTCGTCGGTGGACGCCATCATCGCGGCCGACCTGAAGGGGCGCATCATCCTCTTCAACAAGGGCGCGGAGGCGCTGTGTGGCTACACCGCGCAGGAGGCCCTGGGCGGGCTCGCCGTCCACCAGCTCTACCCGCCGGGCGTGGCGAAGCGGGTGATGGCCATGATTCGTGCCCCCGAGCACGGCGGCAAGGGCCGCTTGTCGCTCATCCGCGAGGAGCTGGTGCACCGCTCCGGAGAGCGGGTGCCGGTGAACATGACGGCCTCCATCGTCTACGAGGGCGGCCGCGAGGTGTTCAGCGTGGGCATCTTCACGGACATGCGCGCGCGCATGCAGTTGGAGCGCAAGCTGTCCGACGTGGAGACGCGGCTGGAGGAGAGCGAGAAGAGCGCCGTCATCGTCGCGCTCGCCGGCACCGCGGCGCACGAGCTGAACCAGCCGCTCACCTCGGTGATGGGCTACGCCGAGCTGCTGAAGCGGAAGCTGAAGGAAGACGACTTCGCCTGGAAGCCGGTGGACATCATCTACCGCGAGGCGGAGCGCATGGCGGAGATCGTCCGGAAGATTGGGAAGATCACCCGCTACGAGACGAAGTCGTACATGGGGGAACAACAGATTCTCGACCTGGACAAGGCCACCTCCCATGAAGACTGA